From a region of the Eulemur rufifrons isolate Redbay chromosome 7, OSU_ERuf_1, whole genome shotgun sequence genome:
- the FBXO40 gene encoding F-box only protein 40 → MHPSHLPTICLRTIRDTGEADADSARSIQGRARRPLPGQHRHCEGCFNRHCHAPVEPSVSCLVINCHLLCGAAFHMCKEAEHALLCPLEQVPCLNSEYGCPLSMSRHKLAKHLQVCPASVVCCSMEWNRWPNVDSETTLHENIMKEPPSEECLDTALALQDQKVLFRSLKMVELFPETRDATEEEPAVNGEASLEDVGGAVGGVDAGLPHGCLSATNGEAAELSQEEREALAKTKEGMDLDKFGKWENMFSKEHAASALAKSSASCESKSRNGSGKEQTSGGKNKAEGEGTAKEKEPQENQKQRDFHTTVETTGLAPWQDGVLERLKTAVDAKDYNMYLVHNGRMLIHFGQMPACTPKERDFVYGKLEAQEVKTVHTFKVPVSYCGKRARLGDAMLSCRPSEHKAVDTSDLGITVEDLPKADLIKTTLQCALERELKGHVISESRSIDGLFMDFATQTYNFEAEQFSSGTVLADLVTPASPGGLHVELHSECVTRRHNKSSSAFTFTCNKFFRRDEFPLHFKNVHTDIQSCLNGWFQHRCPLAYLGCTFVQNYFRPPGQKAKVIYSQELKTFAIKPEVAPELSEGRKNNRLSGHRGKSQNSLTSLPLEILQYIAGFLDSISLSQLSQVSVLMRNICATLLQERGMVLLQWKKKRYSHGGTSWRVHRQIWQFSSLFSKIKSWEFNEVTSMSEHLKTCPFNIVERKTDPILLTSMCEPREQARESLVSTFRARARGRYTS, encoded by the exons GGCAGGGCACGCAGGCCCCTCCCGGGGCAGCACAGGCATTGTGAGGGATGCTTCAACCGCCACTGCCATGCTCCGGTGGAGCCCAGCGTCTCCTGCCTGGTGATAAACTGCCACCTGCTCTGCGGTGCTGCCTTCCACATGTGCAAAGAGGCAGAGCACGCGCTTCTCTGCCCGTTGGAGCAGGTTCCGTGCCTCAATTCGGAATACGGCTGTCCCCTTTCCATGTCCCGCCACAAGCTGGCCAAGCACCTGCAGGTGTGCCCCGCCAGCGTGGTCTGCTGCTCCATGGAGTGGAACCGCTGGCCAAACGTGGACTCGGAAACCACCCTTCACGAGAACATCATGAAAGAGCCTCCCAGCGAGGAGTGTTTGGAcacagccctggccctgcaggaCCAGAAAGTCCTCTTCAGATCCTTGAAAATGGTAGAACTTTTCCCAGAAACTAGAGATGCCACTGAGGAGGAACCAGCTGTGAATGGGGAAGCCAGCCTGGAGGACGTGGGAGGAGCGGTGGGAGGAGTCGATGCCGGTTTGCCGCACGGCTGCCTGTCGGCAACTAACGGGGAGGCGGCAGAGCTGAGTCAAGAAGAACGCGAGGCCTTAGCCAAAACCAAAGAAGGGATGGACCTGGACAAGTTTGGCAAGTGGGAAAATATGTTCAGCAAAGAGCATGCAGCCTCTGCTTTAGCAAAGTCCTCAGCAAGCTGTGAGAGCAAGAGCAGGAATGGCTCAGGGAAAGAACAGACTTCCGGTGGCAAGAacaaggcagagggagagggcaCTGCCAAAGAGAAAGAACCACAGGAAAACCAGAAACAGCGGGACTTTCACACAACCGTGGAAACGACAGGGCTTGCCCCTTGGCAGGATGGTGTTCTGGAAAGATTGAAAACAGCTGTGGATGCAAAGGACTATAATATGTATCTAGTGCACAACGGGCGGATGCTTATTCACTTTGGCCAGATGCCGGCTTGTACGCCTAAGGAGAGAGACTTTGTTTATGGCAAGCTTGAGGCTCAGGAAGTTAAGACTGTTCACACCTTCAAAGTTCCTGTGAGCTACTGTGGAAAGCGAGCTCGACTTGGAGATGCCATGTTGAGCTGTAGGCCAAGTGAGCACAAGGCCGTGGATACTTCAGATTTGGGCATCACTGTGGAGGACCTGCCCAAAGCAGATCTCATCAAGACCACCCTCCAGTGTGCTTTGGAAAGAGAACTCAAAGGTCACGTCATCTCTGAATCCAGGAGCATTGATGGGCTGTTCATGGATTTTGCCACACAGACATACAACTTTGAGGCAGAACAGTTTTCCTCTGGGACAGTGCTAGCTGACCTCGTAacccctgccagccctgggggaCTCCACGTGGAGCTCCACAGCGAGTGTGTGACCAGGAGACACAACAAGAGCAGCTCTGCTTTCACTTTCACTTGCAACAAATTCTTCAGGAGGGATGAATTCCCCCTGCACTTCAAGAATGTTCACACAGACATTCAGTCATGTCTCAACGGCTGGTTCCAGCACCGATGCCCCCTCGCCTACTTGGGATGCACATTTGTTCAAAACTATTTCCGTCCCCCAGGGCAAAAGGCAAAGGTGATCTAtagtcaggagctcaagaccttTGCCATCAAGCCAGAGGTTGCTCCAGAGCTGagtgagggaaggaaaaacaacCGTCTCTCAGGCCACAGAGGAAAAAGCCAGAATTCTCTAACCAGCCTGCCCCTGGAGATTTTGCAGTACATTGCTGGGTTCTTAGACAGCATCAGCCTGTCCCAGCTCTCCCAGGTGTCCGTGCTGATGAGGAATATCTGCGCCACTTTGCTACAAGAGAGAGGGATGGTCCTGCTGCAATGGAAGAAGAAGAGGTATTCCCACGGAGGCACCTCCTGGAGAGTCCACAGACAG ATCTGGCAGTTCAGCAGCCTCTTCTCCAAAATCAAGAGCTGGGAGTTTAATGAAGTCACCTCCATGTCCGAGCACCTGAAGACCTGTCCTTTCAACATTGTAGAGCGCAAAACTGACCCGATTCTTTTAACCAGCATGTGTGAGCCCCGTGAGCAGGCCCGAGAAAGCCTGGTCTCCACCTTTAGAGCCAGAGCACGAGGAAGATACACCTCCTAA